A single window of Vigna unguiculata cultivar IT97K-499-35 chromosome 1, ASM411807v1, whole genome shotgun sequence DNA harbors:
- the LOC114192014 gene encoding receptor-like protein EIX2, with translation MSSSKVSFIEEEKFRDLIAGVDTDLNLSNNSISGDISNVLLSSNFILLNNNNFTGTLPHLSPEVEYVDLSHNSFIGSIPQGWKNLKYLYFISLWNNNLFGEVLEKLSWSTYLEVINLEKNDFFGTIPNNMSRYLSLVILRSNKFEGSIPPQLFLLSRLIHLDLAHNKLSGSIPQIAYNTTQMITDNYSTFIFVQDDNIDFYAKGQVYEYKIDSRRRTIDLSANKISGEIPSELFRLIQVQTLNLSYNHLTGTMPETIGGMKNLESLDLSNNKLFGEIPENMATFFSVSSYNGNPKLCGAPLTKCSMEKNPVNIIQHGINEEGEFDEESLYLVMGIGFVVGFCGLFGSLVIFRKWRHKYDLLLNGVYDKLYVTYMLKFNNLRNREAL, from the exons ATGTCAAGCTCAAAAGTTTCatttatagaagaagaaaagttcAGGGATTTAATAGCTGGTGTTGATACAGATCTCAATTTATCCAACAACTCAATTAGTGGAGACATATCAAACGTGTTGCTAAGTTCTAACTTCATActattaaacaataataatttcacTGGAACACTCCCACATTTATCACCAGAGGTCGAATATGTGGATTTATCTCATAACTCTTTCATAGGATCAATTCCACAAGGTTGGAAGAACttgaaatatttgtattttatcaGCTTGtggaataataatttatttggtgAAGTTCTTGAGAAACTCTCATGGTCAACATATTTGGAAGTTATAAACctagaaaaaaatgatttttttgggACTATACCAAACAACATGTCAAGATACTTATCACTGGTGATATTAAGATCTAATAAATTTGAGGGAAGTATTCCACCTCAACTATTCCTTCTCTCTCGTTTGATTCACTTGGATCTTGCTCATAATAAACTTTCAGGATCAATTCCTCAGATTGCGTATAACACTACACAAATGATAACAGATAATTATTCTACATTTATCTTTGTTCAAGATGACAACATTGATTTCTATGCAAAAGGTCAAGTTTATGAGTATAAAATTGACTCTAGAAGGCGAACTATTGACCTCTCAGCTAACAAGATATCTGGAGAGATTCCTTCGGAATTATTTAGGCTGATTCAAGTTCAAACATTGAATTTATCTTATAATCATTTGACTGGAACAATGCCTGAGACAATTGGAGGAATGAAAAATCTGGAATCTCTTGATCTTTCTAATAATAAGCTTTTTGGTGAAATTCCAGAAAACATGGCTACATT TTTCAGTGTATCAAGCTATAATGGGAATCCAAAACTTTGTGGTGCTCCTCTTACAAAGTGTAGTATGGAAAAAAATCCTGTGAATATAATTCAACATGGAATCAACGAAGAGGGTGAATTTGATGAAGAATCACTCTATCTTGTGATGGGAATTGGGTTTGTAGTTGGATTTTGTGGTCTTTTTGGTTCTTTGGTCATTTTTAGGAAATGGAGACACAAATACGATCTATTGCTCAATGGAGTGTATGACAAACTTTATGTTACTTACATGCTCAAATTCAATAACTTGCGTAACAGAGAAGCACTATAG
- the LOC114178376 gene encoding uncharacterized protein LOC114178376, which produces MAKISILLVGFWLLGGWTGLLDAEYVKYKDPKLSIDARVDDLVSRMTLEEKIGQMLQIERKYASADLVKKYLIGSVMSEGGSIPAPQASAETWINMVNEFQKGALSTRLGIPMFYGIDAVHGHNTVYKATIFPHNIGLGATRDPELVKRIGAATALEVRATGIQYAYAPCIAVCRDPRWGRCYESYSEDPKLVQAMTEIIPGLQGDIPHNLPKGVPFIAGKEKVLASAKHYVGDGGTINGIDENNTVIDRDELMKIHMPAYFNSISKGVATIMVSYSSWNGVKMHTNHELITGFLKNTLHFKGFVISDFEGIDRITSPPHSNFTYSVEAGVSAGIDMFMNPKFYVEFIDDLTMLVKKKFIPMSRIDDAVRRILWVKFMMGIFENPFADFSLVRYLGIQEHRNLAREAVRKSMVLLKNGESVDKPLLPLPKTAPKILVAGSHADNLGYQCGGWTIEWQGVSGNNLLKGTTILTAVKNTVDPETKVVYKEKPDAEFVKSNGFSYGIVVVGEHPYAEMHGDNKNLTIPDPGAEIIRNVCGVTKCVVIVISGRPLVIEPYVGMIDAVVAAWLPGSEGQGVADVIYGDYGFTGKLPRTWFKSVDQLPMNVGDHHYDPLFPFGFGLSTKPTKGFYSA; this is translated from the exons ATGGCGAAAATCTCCATTTTGTTGGTGGGGTTTTGGCTACTAGGGGGCTGGACAGGATTGTTGGATGCAGAATACGTGAAGTACAAGGACCCTAAACTTTCAATTGATGCTCGGGTTGATGATCTTGTTAGCAGAATGACTCTTGAGGAGAAAATTGGCCAAATGTTGCAAATTGAACGCAAGTATGCATCTGCTGATTTGGTTAAGAAGTATTTAATTG GGAGTGTAATGAGTGAGGGAGGGAGTATTCCAGCTCCACAGGCTTCTGCTGAAACCTGGATTAACATGGTGAATGAATTTCAGAAGGGTGCTTTATCAACCCGGCTTGGAATTCCAATGTTTTATGGGATTGATGCTGTTCATGGTCACAATACTGTTTACAAAGCAACTATTTTTCCTCACAATATTGGTCTTGGAGCAACCAG gGACCCTGAATTAGTGAAGAGAATTGGAGCTGCAACTGCCCTTGAAGTTAGAGCAACAGGAATTCAGTATGCTTATGCACCTTGTATAGCA GTATGTAGAGATCCAAGATGGGGTCGGTGCTATGAAAGCTACAGTGAGGATCCTAAATTAGTTCAAGCCATGACTGAAATCATACCAGGCTTGCAAGGGGACATCCCTCACAATTTGCCAAAGGGTGTCCCTTTTATCGCTGGAAA AGAAAAGGTTCTAGCTTCTGCTAAGCACTACGTGGGTGATGGTGGAACAATCAATGGGATTGATGAGAACAACACTGTTATTGACAGAGATGAATTGATGAAAATTCATATGCCAGCTTACTTCAATTCAATCAGCAAGGGTGTGGCAACCATTATGGTTTCTTACTCCAGTTGGAATGGAGTCAAAATGCATACAAACCACGAACTTATTACTGGCTTCCTCAAGAATACTCTACATTTCAAG GGCTTTGTTATTTCAGACTTTGAGGGTATTGATAGGATCACCTCCCCACCTCATTCAAACTTCACTTATTCAGTTGAAGCAGGGGTTTCTGCTGGCATTGACATG TTCATGAATCCCAAGTTTTACGTAGAATTCATCGATGACCTAACCATGCTGGTGAAGAAGAAGTTCATTCCTATGAGTAGAATTGACGATGCAGTGAGAAGAATTTTGTGGGTTAAGTTCATGATGGGTATTTTTGAAAACCCTTTTGCTGATTTCAGTTTGGTCAGATATTTAGGAATCCAG GAGCATAGAAATTTGGCTAGAGAAGCGGTGAGAAAATCAATGGTACTTCTGAAAAATGGTGAATCTGTTGATAAGCCTTTATTGCCTCTTCCTAAAACGGCACCCAAAATACTTGTGGCTGGAAGCCATGCAGATAATCTAGGGTATCAGTGTGGTGGCTGGACCATAGAATGGCAAGGAGTGAGTGGAAACAATCTTCTCAAAg GGACTACAATTCTCACAGCTGTGAAAAACACAGTTGATCCTGAAACCAAAGTGGTGTACAAGGAGAAGCCTGATGCAGAGTTTGTTAAATCCAATGGATTTTCCTATGGCATAGTTGTAGTAGGAGAGCATCCTTATGCTGAAATGCATGGTGACAACAAGAACTTGACAATCCCAGACCCTGGTGCTGAGATCATAAGAAATGTGTGTGGAGTAACAAAATGTGTGGTTATCGTAATTTCTGGTCGTCCTTTGGTGATTGAACCATATGTTGGAATGATAGATGCAGTTGTTGCTGCATGGCTTCCTGGCAGTGAAGGCCAAGGCGTGGCTGATGTTATATATGGTGACTATGGTTTCACTGGAAAACTTCCAAGAACATGGTTCAAGTCTGTTGATCAACTTCCCATGAATGTTGGAGATCATCATTATGATCCTCTCTTCCCATTTGGGTTTGGCCTTTCTACCAAACCTACCAAGGGTTTTTACTCTGCCTAG